From Bacillota bacterium, a single genomic window includes:
- a CDS encoding glycosyltransferase, translating into MMYFALGLGFLFCCFWVAQLIFVYLHLRWTNTIIDSDERDENVPVTVIHPVKDLDFEFEKNLESWMNQNYRGEVQHIFSFQEPDDPAIEVVKKLKERYPNRDIEIIVNPVIEGLNGKSSNMVHGLKLAKYDIVLFGDSDIRVKPDFTVKMVRPLLDEKVGITTCGQINIGGRGFWTRFFTFLQNSETDFMWAFFTKLGFDVGATGAAFGMRKKLLQDIGGLEAFGGSLLEDLHLGNTLYKMGYKLVLGPFIECHVDRIPREKSFNYAKRIAVGIKTHIAVDLPAFVAMLFWYWALFIIAIVTHNMKLLYLVLLYMTFRTLHGLLHRKVTMNEVLPVDIPMALFFDIFGTFFLLYSFNRPYVTWRGIEYKVKKGGYIESMSFNEAAILDEEFLEDEVAIDDVILEEEIIDEKEEE; encoded by the coding sequence ATGATGTACTTTGCTTTGGGTTTGGGTTTTTTGTTTTGCTGTTTTTGGGTGGCTCAACTAATATTTGTTTACCTTCATCTTCGCTGGACCAATACTATTATTGATTCGGACGAGAGGGATGAAAATGTACCTGTAACTGTAATACACCCGGTTAAAGATCTGGATTTCGAATTTGAAAAGAATTTGGAAAGCTGGATGAATCAAAACTACAGGGGAGAGGTTCAGCATATTTTTAGCTTTCAGGAACCCGATGATCCTGCTATTGAAGTGGTGAAAAAGCTAAAAGAACGTTATCCTAATAGGGACATTGAAATAATCGTTAATCCGGTAATAGAAGGATTGAATGGGAAAAGCTCCAATATGGTGCATGGGTTGAAATTAGCAAAATATGATATAGTTCTTTTTGGTGACAGCGATATCAGAGTAAAACCTGACTTTACCGTAAAAATGGTCAGGCCGTTATTGGATGAAAAAGTGGGGATAACAACCTGTGGCCAGATTAACATTGGTGGCAGGGGCTTCTGGACAAGATTTTTTACGTTTCTTCAGAACAGTGAGACCGATTTTATGTGGGCATTTTTTACTAAGCTTGGTTTTGATGTAGGTGCTACAGGTGCTGCCTTTGGGATGAGAAAAAAATTACTTCAGGATATTGGAGGTTTGGAAGCATTTGGTGGCTCCCTCCTTGAAGATCTCCACCTTGGAAATACTCTTTACAAGATGGGTTATAAACTAGTTCTCGGACCGTTTATTGAGTGCCATGTTGACAGAATTCCAAGGGAAAAATCTTTCAACTATGCAAAAAGAATAGCTGTTGGTATAAAAACCCATATAGCAGTTGATTTGCCTGCCTTTGTTGCCATGCTTTTTTGGTATTGGGCACTGTTTATTATAGCTATAGTTACCCATAATATGAAGCTGCTTTATCTGGTACTTTTGTATATGACATTCAGAACTTTGCATGGCTTACTTCATAGAAAAGTGACTATGAACGAAGTTTTACCTGTAGATATTCCTATGGCCTTATTCTTTGATATTTTCGGAACATTCTTCCTTTTATATTCTTTCAATAGGCCTTATGTTACCTGGAGAGGAATTGAGTATAAGGTGAAAAAGGGCGGCTATATAGAAAGCATGAGTTTTAATGAAGCGGCAATATTAGATGAAGAATTTTTAGAAGATGAAGTGGCTATTGACGACGTTATTCTTGAAGAAGAGATTATAGATGAGAA